A window of Prosthecobacter sp. SYSU 5D2 contains these coding sequences:
- a CDS encoding Gfo/Idh/MocA family oxidoreductase, giving the protein MNRRRFFQTSAAATLGFPAILRSASPNSMLQVASFGVARMGGRTMQSVATHEKVKIVSICDVDAAHLAQAAKLFPDASKHKDWREVMAKLGDKYDAVTIGTPDHSHAGPAVTALRAKKHVYLQKPMAPTLHECRVITEEAKKAGVVTQLGNQGRSSIEARMTVQLIQSGAIGKVKEVIMWENKPLSWWPKNTELRPQGDPIPEGLDWDLWCGVRNPVPYLNDTYHPQNWRAWFDFGCGEMGDMGCHHFDATFDALKLTAPIRARQTHGGSSGPLWGEKRIVELDFPGSEYTADDIVRITWNDGGMEPDMTKVKMPKALTKWPHAGTFWVGTEGSIFKPYGQRPFVLPEETFPAEKYPKGLKGQDHYHDWVDAILAGKKSCADFSHGGPLTESVLVGTITDRFPGQWLEWDREACQISNHEGANKLVKREYREGWKIEGLG; this is encoded by the coding sequence ATGAACCGCCGCCGTTTTTTCCAGACCTCCGCCGCCGCCACGCTGGGCTTTCCCGCCATTTTGCGCAGCGCCTCCCCAAATTCCATGCTGCAAGTCGCCAGTTTTGGCGTGGCCCGGATGGGCGGCAGGACGATGCAGAGCGTGGCCACGCATGAGAAGGTAAAAATTGTCAGCATCTGCGATGTGGACGCGGCGCATCTGGCGCAGGCGGCGAAACTTTTCCCCGATGCCAGCAAGCACAAGGACTGGCGTGAGGTGATGGCCAAACTGGGGGACAAATACGATGCGGTGACCATCGGCACGCCGGATCACAGCCATGCAGGGCCGGCAGTGACGGCTCTGCGGGCGAAGAAGCACGTTTATTTGCAGAAGCCCATGGCCCCGACGCTGCATGAGTGCCGGGTGATCACGGAAGAGGCAAAGAAGGCGGGCGTGGTGACACAGCTGGGCAACCAGGGGCGCTCCAGCATCGAGGCCCGCATGACGGTGCAGCTCATCCAGAGCGGGGCCATCGGCAAAGTGAAGGAGGTCATCATGTGGGAGAACAAACCGCTGAGCTGGTGGCCGAAAAACACGGAGTTGCGCCCCCAGGGCGATCCCATCCCGGAAGGGTTGGACTGGGACCTGTGGTGCGGGGTGCGGAATCCGGTGCCGTATTTAAATGACACCTATCATCCGCAAAACTGGCGCGCCTGGTTTGACTTTGGCTGCGGTGAGATGGGCGACATGGGCTGCCATCACTTTGATGCCACCTTTGATGCGCTGAAGCTGACCGCCCCCATCCGCGCCCGCCAGACACACGGCGGCAGCAGCGGCCCGCTGTGGGGTGAAAAGCGCATCGTGGAACTGGACTTCCCCGGCAGCGAATACACGGCGGACGACATTGTCCGCATCACGTGGAACGATGGCGGCATGGAACCGGACATGACCAAGGTGAAGATGCCTAAAGCGCTGACCAAGTGGCCCCATGCCGGCACCTTCTGGGTGGGCACGGAAGGCAGCATCTTCAAGCCGTACGGCCAGCGCCCGTTCGTGCTGCCGGAAGAAACTTTCCCAGCGGAGAAGTACCCCAAAGGCCTGAAGGGCCAGGACCATTACCATGACTGGGTGGATGCCATCCTCGCCGGTAAAAAGAGCTGCGCGGATTTCAGCCACGGCGGCCCGCTAACGGAGAGCGTGCTTGTAGGGACGATCACCGACCGCTTCCCCGGCCAGTGGCTGGAATGGGACCGCGAGGCCTGCCAGATCAGCAACCACGAAGGCGCGAACAAGCTGGTGAAGCGGGAGTATCGCGAAGGGTGGAAGATCGAGGGGCTGGGCTAA